The proteins below are encoded in one region of Neodiprion virginianus isolate iyNeoVirg1 chromosome 7, iyNeoVirg1.1, whole genome shotgun sequence:
- the LOC124309287 gene encoding sodium/potassium-transporting ATPase subunit alpha isoform X2, which translates to MASKGRLAVEEHGRSDSYRVATLPNVRDDNKTADGMYKSRRKNPKRKGDNLDDLKQELDIDFHKITPEELYQRFSTHPENGLSHAKAKENLERDGPNALTPPKQTPEWVKFCKNLFGGFALLLWIGAFLCFIAYSIQASTVEDPNDDNLYLGIVLAAVVIVTGIFSYYQESKSSKIMESFKNMVPQFATVLREGEKLTLRAEDLVLGDVVEVKFGDRIPADIRIIESRGFKVDNSSLTGESEPQSRSPEFTNENPLETKNLAFFSTNAVEGTAKGVVICCGDQTVMGRIAGLASGLDTGETPIAKEIHHFIHLITGVAVFLGVTFFVIAFILGYHWLDAVIFLIGIIVANVPEGLLATVTVCLTLTAKRMASKNCLVKNLEAVETLGSTSTICSDKTGTLTQNRMTVAHMWFDNQIIEADTTEDQSGVQYDRTSPGFKALAKIAALCNRAEFKGGQDNLSILKKEVNGDASEAALLKCMELALGDVMGVRKRNKKVCEIPFNSTNKYQVSIHESDDPNDPRHLLVMKGAPERILDRCSTIFIGGKEKVLDEEMKEAFNNAYLELGGLGERVLGFCDFVLPSDKFPLGYKFNCDDPNFPVEGLRFVGLMSMIDPPRAAVPDAVAKCRSAGIKVIMVTGDHPITAKAIAKSVGIISEGNETVEDIAQRLNIPVAEVNPREAKAAVIHGSELRELDSDHLDEILRYHTEIVFARTSPQQKLIIVEGCQRMGAIVAVTGDGVNDSPALKKADIGVAMGIAGSDVSKQAADMILLDDNFASIVTGVEEGRLIFDNLKKSIAYTLTSNIPEISPFLAFILCDIPLPLGTVTILCIDLGTDMVPAISLAYEAPESDIMKRQPRDPYRDNLVNRRLISMAYGQIGMIQAAAGFFVYFVIMAENGFLPTKLFGIRKQWDSKAINDLTDSYGQEWTFRDRKTLEFTCHTAFFVSIVIVQWADLIVCKTRRNSIIHQGMRNWALNFGLVFETALAAFLSYTPGMDKGLRMFPLKFVWWLPAIPFMISIFVYDEVRRFYLRRNPGGWLEQETYY; encoded by the exons TCGCGGCGGAAGAACCCAAAGCGGAAGGGGGACAATTTGGATGATCTGAAACAAGAGTTGGACAttgattttcataaaatcacaCCGGAGGAATTATACCAGAGATTTAGCACGCACCCCGAAAAC GGCCTCAGCCACGCGAAGGCGAAGGAGAACCTGGAAAGAGATGGACCGAACGCATTGACGCCGCCGAAGCAGACGCCGGAATGGGTGAAATTCTGCAAAAACTTGTTCGGCGGTTTTGCGCTGCTTTTGTGGATCGGAGCGTTCCTCTGCTTCATCGCGTACTCGATCCAAGCGTCGACGGTGGAGGACCCGAACGACGACAACCTGTACCTAGGAATAGTCCTTGCGGCGGTGGTTATAGTGACCGGAATATTCTCGTACTACCAGGAGAGCAAGTCGAGCAAGATCATGGAGTCGTTCAAGAACATGGTGCCCCAATTCGCGACCGTCCTTAGAGAGGGTGAGAAGCTGACGCTTCGGGCGGAGGACCTGGTGCTCGGTGACGTGGTCGAAGTGAAGTTCGGAGACCGGATCCCGGCCGACATCCGCATCATAGAATCACGGGGATTCAAGGTCGACAACAGCTCCCTGACGGGTGAGTCCGAGCCCCAATCCCGGTCCCCGGAGTTCACGAATGAGAATCCACTCGAGACGAAGAACCTGGCATTTTTCTCAACGAACGCCGTCGAGGGCACGGCAAAGGGAGTCGTGATCTGTTGCGGGGACCAGACGGTGATGGGACGCATAGCTGGACTCGCGTCCGGACTCGATACCGGAGAAACGCCGATCGCCAAGGAGATCCATCACTTTATTCATCTGATTACCGGAGTGGCCGTATTCCTGGGGGTTACCTTCTTCGTCATCGCCTTCATCCTCGGCTATCATTGGCTGGACGCCGTCATCTTCCTGATCGGTATCATCGTCGCTAACGTCCCCGAGGGCCTGCTGGCCACGGTTACCGTCTGCCTGACGCTCACGGCGAAACGAATGGCCTCGAAGAACTGCCTGGTAAAGAACCTCGAGGCTGTCGAGACCCTGGGATCGACTTCGACCATCTGCTCGGACAAGACCGGGACCCTGACGCAGAACCGGATGACCGTGGCTCACATGTGGTTCGACAACCAGATCATCGAGGCCGACACGACCGAGGACCAGTCCGGTGTTCAGTACGACAGAACTAGCCCGGGATTCAAGGCGCTCGCCAAGATCGCGGCGCTTTGTAATCGTGCCGAGTTCAAAGGTGGTCAGGACAACTTGTCGATACTGAAGAAGGAGGTGAACGGCGACGCGTCCGAAGCCGCGCTTCTCAAGTGCATGGAACTCGCGCTCGGCGATGTGATGGGCGTCAGGAAGCGCAACAAGAAGGTCTGCGAGATACCGTTCAACTCCACCAACAAGTACCAGGTCTCCATTCACGAGTCCGACGATCCCAACGACCCCCGACATCTCCTTGTGATGAAGGGCGCGCCAGAGAGGATCCTCGACCGATGTAGCACCATATTCATTGGCGGAAAGGAGAAGGTACTGGACGAGGAGATGAAGGAGGCGTTCAACAACGCGTATCTCGAACTCGGTGGACTCGGCGAGCGTGTTCTTGGTTTCTGCGACTTTGTTCTACCCTCTGACAAGTTTCCACTTGGTTACAAATTCAACTGCGATGACCCCAACTTCCCGGTCGAGGGACTCCGCTTTGTGGGACTCATGTCCATGATCGATCCGCCCAGGGCTGCGGTGCCGGACGCTGTTGCCAAGTGCCGGTCAGCCGGTATCAAGGTCATCATGGTCACTGGTGACCATCCTATCACTGCCAAAGCCATTGCCAAATCCGTTGGTATTATTTCTGAAG GAAACGAGACGGTCGAGGATATCGCGCAGCGTTTGAACATACCGGTAGCCGAAGTTAATCCGCGGGAGGCTAAAGCGGCTGTAATCCACGGTTCGGAACTGAGGGAATTGGACTCCGATCACCTGGACGAAATATTGCGATACCACACAGAAATTGTATTCGCACGTACTTCGCCGCAACAGAAGCTGATCATCGTTGAGGGTTGTCAGCGAATGGGAGCCATTGTGGCCGTCACAG GCGACGGTGTTAACGACTCTCCGGCGCTGAAGAAGGCCGACATCGGAGTCGCGATGGGCATCGCGGGTTCCGACGTATCGAAGCAAGCCGCCGACATGATTCTGCTCGACGACAACTTCGCCTCGATCGTCACGGGGGTCGAGGAGGGCCGGCTGATTTtcgacaatttgaaaaaatcaatcgcCTACACGCTCACCTCGAACATTCCCGAGATCTCACCCTTCCTCGCCTTCATTCTCTGCGATATTCCGCTGCCCCTTGGAACCGTAACCATCCTCTGCATCGACTTGGGAACCGACATG GTACCGGCGATTTCGCTCGCCTACGAGGCGCCGGAGTCGGACATTATGAAACGGCAGCCGCGCGATCCTTACAGGGACAATCTTGTCAACCGAAG GCTGATCTCAATGGCTTACGGACAGATCGGTATGATCCAAGCTGCCGCCGGTTTCTTCGTCTACTTCGTAATTATGGCTGAGAACGGTTTCCTACCAACGAAACTGTTCGGTATCAGGAAACAGTGGGACTCTAAGGCTATCAACGATCTCACGGACAGCTACGGCCAAGAATgg ACATTCCGAGACCGAAAGACGTTGGAATTCACGTGCCACACGGCGTTCTTCGTATCGATCGTGATTGTGCAGTGGGCCGATCTGATCGTCTGTAAGACACGCAGGAACTCGATAATACATCAGGGCATGAGAAATTGGGCCTTGAATTTCGGCCTGGTATTCGAAACAGCCCTGGCTGCTTTCCTCAGCTACACACCGGGAATGGACAAGGGACTGCGCATGTTCCCGCTCAA ATTCGTGTGGTGGTTACCGGCGATACCGTTCATGATTTCGATTTTCGTATACGACGAGGTGAGACGATTCTACCTCCGCCGGAACCCTGGCGGCTGGCTCGAACAAGAAACTTATTACTAA
- the LOC124309287 gene encoding sodium/potassium-transporting ATPase subunit alpha isoform X3, with translation MASKGRLAVEEHGRSDSYRVATLPNVRDDNKTADGMYKSRRKNPKRKGDNLDDLKQELDIDFHKITPEELYQRFSTHPENGLSHAKAKENLERDGPNALTPPKQTPEWVKFCKNLFGGFALLLWIGAFLCFIAYSIQASTVEDPNDDNLYLGIVLAAVVIVTGIFSYYQESKSSKIMESFKNMVPQFATVLREGEKLTLRAEDLVLGDVVEVKFGDRIPADIRIIESRGFKVDNSSLTGESEPQSRSPEFTNENPLETKNLAFFSTNAVEGTAKGVVICCGDQTVMGRIAGLASGLDTGETPIAKEIHHFIHLITGVAVFLGVTFFVIAFILGYHWLDAVIFLIGIIVANVPEGLLATVTVCLTLTAKRMASKNCLVKNLEAVETLGSTSTICSDKTGTLTQNRMTVAHMWFDNQIIEADTTEDQSGVQYDRTSPGFKALAKIAALCNRAEFKGGQDNLSILKKEVNGDASEAALLKCMELALGDVMGVRKRNKKVCEIPFNSTNKYQVSIHESDDPNDPRHLLVMKGAPERILDRCSTIFIGGKEKVLDEEMKEAFNNAYLELGGLGERVLGFCDFVLPSDKFPLGYKFNCDDPNFPVEGLRFVGLMSMIDPPRAAVPDAVAKCRSAGIKVIMVTGDHPITAKAIAKSVGIISEGNETVEDIAQRLNIPVAEVNPREAKAAVIHGSELRELDSDHLDEILRYHTEIVFARTSPQQKLIIVEGCQRMGAIVAVTGDGVNDSPALKKADIGVAMGIAGSDVSKQAADMILLDDNFASIVTGVEEGRLIFDNLKKSIAYTLTSNIPEISPFLAFILCDIPLPLGTVTILCIDLGTDMIPAISLAYEHSESDIMKRRPRNPLCDNLVNERLISMAYGQIGMIQAAAGFFVYFVIMAENGFLPTKLFGIRKQWDSKAINDLTDSYGQEWTFRDRKTLEFTCHTAFFVSIVIVQWADLIVCKTRRNSIIHQGMRNWALNFGLVFETALAAFLSYTPGMDKGLRMFPLKFVWWLPAIPFMISIFVYDEVRRFYLRRNPGGWLEQETYY, from the exons TCGCGGCGGAAGAACCCAAAGCGGAAGGGGGACAATTTGGATGATCTGAAACAAGAGTTGGACAttgattttcataaaatcacaCCGGAGGAATTATACCAGAGATTTAGCACGCACCCCGAAAAC GGCCTCAGCCACGCGAAGGCGAAGGAGAACCTGGAAAGAGATGGACCGAACGCATTGACGCCGCCGAAGCAGACGCCGGAATGGGTGAAATTCTGCAAAAACTTGTTCGGCGGTTTTGCGCTGCTTTTGTGGATCGGAGCGTTCCTCTGCTTCATCGCGTACTCGATCCAAGCGTCGACGGTGGAGGACCCGAACGACGACAACCTGTACCTAGGAATAGTCCTTGCGGCGGTGGTTATAGTGACCGGAATATTCTCGTACTACCAGGAGAGCAAGTCGAGCAAGATCATGGAGTCGTTCAAGAACATGGTGCCCCAATTCGCGACCGTCCTTAGAGAGGGTGAGAAGCTGACGCTTCGGGCGGAGGACCTGGTGCTCGGTGACGTGGTCGAAGTGAAGTTCGGAGACCGGATCCCGGCCGACATCCGCATCATAGAATCACGGGGATTCAAGGTCGACAACAGCTCCCTGACGGGTGAGTCCGAGCCCCAATCCCGGTCCCCGGAGTTCACGAATGAGAATCCACTCGAGACGAAGAACCTGGCATTTTTCTCAACGAACGCCGTCGAGGGCACGGCAAAGGGAGTCGTGATCTGTTGCGGGGACCAGACGGTGATGGGACGCATAGCTGGACTCGCGTCCGGACTCGATACCGGAGAAACGCCGATCGCCAAGGAGATCCATCACTTTATTCATCTGATTACCGGAGTGGCCGTATTCCTGGGGGTTACCTTCTTCGTCATCGCCTTCATCCTCGGCTATCATTGGCTGGACGCCGTCATCTTCCTGATCGGTATCATCGTCGCTAACGTCCCCGAGGGCCTGCTGGCCACGGTTACCGTCTGCCTGACGCTCACGGCGAAACGAATGGCCTCGAAGAACTGCCTGGTAAAGAACCTCGAGGCTGTCGAGACCCTGGGATCGACTTCGACCATCTGCTCGGACAAGACCGGGACCCTGACGCAGAACCGGATGACCGTGGCTCACATGTGGTTCGACAACCAGATCATCGAGGCCGACACGACCGAGGACCAGTCCGGTGTTCAGTACGACAGAACTAGCCCGGGATTCAAGGCGCTCGCCAAGATCGCGGCGCTTTGTAATCGTGCCGAGTTCAAAGGTGGTCAGGACAACTTGTCGATACTGAAGAAGGAGGTGAACGGCGACGCGTCCGAAGCCGCGCTTCTCAAGTGCATGGAACTCGCGCTCGGCGATGTGATGGGCGTCAGGAAGCGCAACAAGAAGGTCTGCGAGATACCGTTCAACTCCACCAACAAGTACCAGGTCTCCATTCACGAGTCCGACGATCCCAACGACCCCCGACATCTCCTTGTGATGAAGGGCGCGCCAGAGAGGATCCTCGACCGATGTAGCACCATATTCATTGGCGGAAAGGAGAAGGTACTGGACGAGGAGATGAAGGAGGCGTTCAACAACGCGTATCTCGAACTCGGTGGACTCGGCGAGCGTGTTCTTGGTTTCTGCGACTTTGTTCTACCCTCTGACAAGTTTCCACTTGGTTACAAATTCAACTGCGATGACCCCAACTTCCCGGTCGAGGGACTCCGCTTTGTGGGACTCATGTCCATGATCGATCCGCCCAGGGCTGCGGTGCCGGACGCTGTTGCCAAGTGCCGGTCAGCCGGTATCAAGGTCATCATGGTCACTGGTGACCATCCTATCACTGCCAAAGCCATTGCCAAATCCGTTGGTATTATTTCTGAAG GAAACGAGACGGTCGAGGATATCGCGCAGCGTTTGAACATACCGGTAGCCGAAGTTAATCCGCGGGAGGCTAAAGCGGCTGTAATCCACGGTTCGGAACTGAGGGAATTGGACTCCGATCACCTGGACGAAATATTGCGATACCACACAGAAATTGTATTCGCACGTACTTCGCCGCAACAGAAGCTGATCATCGTTGAGGGTTGTCAGCGAATGGGAGCCATTGTGGCCGTCACAG GCGACGGTGTTAACGACTCTCCGGCGCTGAAGAAGGCCGACATCGGAGTCGCGATGGGCATCGCGGGTTCCGACGTATCGAAGCAAGCCGCCGACATGATTCTGCTCGACGACAACTTCGCCTCGATCGTCACGGGGGTCGAGGAGGGCCGGCTGATTTtcgacaatttgaaaaaatcaatcgcCTACACGCTCACCTCGAACATTCCCGAGATCTCACCCTTCCTCGCCTTCATTCTCTGCGATATTCCGCTGCCCCTTGGAACCGTAACCATCCTCTGCATCGACTTGGGAACCGACATG ATACCGGCAATCTCATTGGCGTACGAGCATTCGGAGTCTGATATAATGAAGAGGAGGCCCCGAAACCCGTTGTGCGACAATCTCGTTAACGAAag GCTGATCTCAATGGCTTACGGACAGATCGGTATGATCCAAGCTGCCGCCGGTTTCTTCGTCTACTTCGTAATTATGGCTGAGAACGGTTTCCTACCAACGAAACTGTTCGGTATCAGGAAACAGTGGGACTCTAAGGCTATCAACGATCTCACGGACAGCTACGGCCAAGAATgg ACATTCCGAGACCGAAAGACGTTGGAATTCACGTGCCACACGGCGTTCTTCGTATCGATCGTGATTGTGCAGTGGGCCGATCTGATCGTCTGTAAGACACGCAGGAACTCGATAATACATCAGGGCATGAGAAATTGGGCCTTGAATTTCGGCCTGGTATTCGAAACAGCCCTGGCTGCTTTCCTCAGCTACACACCGGGAATGGACAAGGGACTGCGCATGTTCCCGCTCAA ATTCGTGTGGTGGTTACCGGCGATACCGTTCATGATTTCGATTTTCGTATACGACGAGGTGAGACGATTCTACCTCCGCCGGAACCCTGGCGGCTGGCTCGAACAAGAAACTTATTACTAA
- the LOC124309287 gene encoding sodium/potassium-transporting ATPase subunit alpha isoform X1: protein MASKGRLAVEEHGRSDSYRVATLPNVRDDNKTADGMYKSRRKNPKRKGDNLDDLKQELDIDFHKITPEELYQRFSTHPENGLSHAKAKENLERDGPNALTPPKQTPEWVKFCKNLFGGFALLLWIGAFLCFIAYSIQASTVEDPNDDNLYLGIVLAAVVIVTGIFSYYQESKSSKIMESFKNMVPQFATVLREGEKLTLRAEDLVLGDVVEVKFGDRIPADIRIIESRGFKVDNSSLTGESEPQSRSPEFTNENPLETKNLAFFSTNAVEGTAKGVVICCGDQTVMGRIAGLASGLDTGETPIAKEIHHFIHLITGVAVFLGVTFFVIAFILGYHWLDAVIFLIGIIVANVPEGLLATVTVCLTLTAKRMASKNCLVKNLEAVETLGSTSTICSDKTGTLTQNRMTVAHMWFDNQIIEADTTEDQSGVQYDRTSPGFKALAKIAALCNRAEFKGGQDNLSILKKEVNGDASEAALLKCMELALGDVMGVRKRNKKVCEIPFNSTNKYQVSIHESDDPNDPRHLLVMKGAPERILDRCSTIFIGGKEKVLDEEMKEAFNNAYLELGGLGERVLGFCDFVLPSDKFPLGYKFNCDDPNFPVEGLRFVGLMSMIDPPRAAVPDAVAKCRSAGIKVIMVTGDHPITAKAIAKSVGIISEGNETVEDIAQRLNIPVAEVNPREAKAAVIHGSELRELDSDHLDEILRYHTEIVFARTSPQQKLIIVEGCQRMGAIVAVTGDGVNDSPALKKADIGVAMGIAGSDVSKQAADMILLDDNFASIVTGVEEGRLIFDNLKKSIAYTLTSNIPEISPFLAFILCDIPLPLGTVTILCIDLGTDMVPAISLAYEEAESDIMKRQPRNPFTDKLVNERLISMAYGQIGMIQAAAGFFVYFVIMAENGFLPTKLFGIRKQWDSKAINDLTDSYGQEWTFRDRKTLEFTCHTAFFVSIVIVQWADLIVCKTRRNSIIHQGMRNWALNFGLVFETALAAFLSYTPGMDKGLRMFPLKFVWWLPAIPFMISIFVYDEVRRFYLRRNPGGWLEQETYY, encoded by the exons TCGCGGCGGAAGAACCCAAAGCGGAAGGGGGACAATTTGGATGATCTGAAACAAGAGTTGGACAttgattttcataaaatcacaCCGGAGGAATTATACCAGAGATTTAGCACGCACCCCGAAAAC GGCCTCAGCCACGCGAAGGCGAAGGAGAACCTGGAAAGAGATGGACCGAACGCATTGACGCCGCCGAAGCAGACGCCGGAATGGGTGAAATTCTGCAAAAACTTGTTCGGCGGTTTTGCGCTGCTTTTGTGGATCGGAGCGTTCCTCTGCTTCATCGCGTACTCGATCCAAGCGTCGACGGTGGAGGACCCGAACGACGACAACCTGTACCTAGGAATAGTCCTTGCGGCGGTGGTTATAGTGACCGGAATATTCTCGTACTACCAGGAGAGCAAGTCGAGCAAGATCATGGAGTCGTTCAAGAACATGGTGCCCCAATTCGCGACCGTCCTTAGAGAGGGTGAGAAGCTGACGCTTCGGGCGGAGGACCTGGTGCTCGGTGACGTGGTCGAAGTGAAGTTCGGAGACCGGATCCCGGCCGACATCCGCATCATAGAATCACGGGGATTCAAGGTCGACAACAGCTCCCTGACGGGTGAGTCCGAGCCCCAATCCCGGTCCCCGGAGTTCACGAATGAGAATCCACTCGAGACGAAGAACCTGGCATTTTTCTCAACGAACGCCGTCGAGGGCACGGCAAAGGGAGTCGTGATCTGTTGCGGGGACCAGACGGTGATGGGACGCATAGCTGGACTCGCGTCCGGACTCGATACCGGAGAAACGCCGATCGCCAAGGAGATCCATCACTTTATTCATCTGATTACCGGAGTGGCCGTATTCCTGGGGGTTACCTTCTTCGTCATCGCCTTCATCCTCGGCTATCATTGGCTGGACGCCGTCATCTTCCTGATCGGTATCATCGTCGCTAACGTCCCCGAGGGCCTGCTGGCCACGGTTACCGTCTGCCTGACGCTCACGGCGAAACGAATGGCCTCGAAGAACTGCCTGGTAAAGAACCTCGAGGCTGTCGAGACCCTGGGATCGACTTCGACCATCTGCTCGGACAAGACCGGGACCCTGACGCAGAACCGGATGACCGTGGCTCACATGTGGTTCGACAACCAGATCATCGAGGCCGACACGACCGAGGACCAGTCCGGTGTTCAGTACGACAGAACTAGCCCGGGATTCAAGGCGCTCGCCAAGATCGCGGCGCTTTGTAATCGTGCCGAGTTCAAAGGTGGTCAGGACAACTTGTCGATACTGAAGAAGGAGGTGAACGGCGACGCGTCCGAAGCCGCGCTTCTCAAGTGCATGGAACTCGCGCTCGGCGATGTGATGGGCGTCAGGAAGCGCAACAAGAAGGTCTGCGAGATACCGTTCAACTCCACCAACAAGTACCAGGTCTCCATTCACGAGTCCGACGATCCCAACGACCCCCGACATCTCCTTGTGATGAAGGGCGCGCCAGAGAGGATCCTCGACCGATGTAGCACCATATTCATTGGCGGAAAGGAGAAGGTACTGGACGAGGAGATGAAGGAGGCGTTCAACAACGCGTATCTCGAACTCGGTGGACTCGGCGAGCGTGTTCTTGGTTTCTGCGACTTTGTTCTACCCTCTGACAAGTTTCCACTTGGTTACAAATTCAACTGCGATGACCCCAACTTCCCGGTCGAGGGACTCCGCTTTGTGGGACTCATGTCCATGATCGATCCGCCCAGGGCTGCGGTGCCGGACGCTGTTGCCAAGTGCCGGTCAGCCGGTATCAAGGTCATCATGGTCACTGGTGACCATCCTATCACTGCCAAAGCCATTGCCAAATCCGTTGGTATTATTTCTGAAG GAAACGAGACGGTCGAGGATATCGCGCAGCGTTTGAACATACCGGTAGCCGAAGTTAATCCGCGGGAGGCTAAAGCGGCTGTAATCCACGGTTCGGAACTGAGGGAATTGGACTCCGATCACCTGGACGAAATATTGCGATACCACACAGAAATTGTATTCGCACGTACTTCGCCGCAACAGAAGCTGATCATCGTTGAGGGTTGTCAGCGAATGGGAGCCATTGTGGCCGTCACAG GCGACGGTGTTAACGACTCTCCGGCGCTGAAGAAGGCCGACATCGGAGTCGCGATGGGCATCGCGGGTTCCGACGTATCGAAGCAAGCCGCCGACATGATTCTGCTCGACGACAACTTCGCCTCGATCGTCACGGGGGTCGAGGAGGGCCGGCTGATTTtcgacaatttgaaaaaatcaatcgcCTACACGCTCACCTCGAACATTCCCGAGATCTCACCCTTCCTCGCCTTCATTCTCTGCGATATTCCGCTGCCCCTTGGAACCGTAACCATCCTCTGCATCGACTTGGGAACCGACATG GTACCTGCAATCTCGCTAGCCTACGAGGAGGCTGAGAGTGATATTATGAAGCGACAACCACGAAACCCGTTCACTGACAAGCTAGTTAACGAAAG GCTGATCTCAATGGCTTACGGACAGATCGGTATGATCCAAGCTGCCGCCGGTTTCTTCGTCTACTTCGTAATTATGGCTGAGAACGGTTTCCTACCAACGAAACTGTTCGGTATCAGGAAACAGTGGGACTCTAAGGCTATCAACGATCTCACGGACAGCTACGGCCAAGAATgg ACATTCCGAGACCGAAAGACGTTGGAATTCACGTGCCACACGGCGTTCTTCGTATCGATCGTGATTGTGCAGTGGGCCGATCTGATCGTCTGTAAGACACGCAGGAACTCGATAATACATCAGGGCATGAGAAATTGGGCCTTGAATTTCGGCCTGGTATTCGAAACAGCCCTGGCTGCTTTCCTCAGCTACACACCGGGAATGGACAAGGGACTGCGCATGTTCCCGCTCAA ATTCGTGTGGTGGTTACCGGCGATACCGTTCATGATTTCGATTTTCGTATACGACGAGGTGAGACGATTCTACCTCCGCCGGAACCCTGGCGGCTGGCTCGAACAAGAAACTTATTACTAA